From the Streptomyces pactum genome, the window AGCGGATCGTGCGGCGGCTGGGCGCGGCGGAGGGCGGTGTGGTGGTGCCGCCGCGGTACGACCTGGGGGGCTGGCAGGAGGGCGACGGGGTCTTCAACGCCGCCGCGCTGGCCTCCTACACCCGCACGCTCGCCGACCGGATCGAACACCATGTCCGCGGCGGGGACTTCCCCGTCGTTCTCGGTGGTGACTGCTCGATCCAGCTCGGCGCCTCGCTCGCGCTGCGCCGCCTGGGGCGGTACGGGCTCGTCGCGGTCGATGCCTCGCCGGACTTCCGGCACCCCGGCAACTCCTCCCGGATCGGCGCGGCCGGCGGCGAGGAGGTCGCGCTCGCCACCGGGCGGGGGCAGGACGACCTGACGGACCTCGAAGGGCTCAAGCCCTATCTGCGCGACGAGGACGTGCGGTTCTTCGGGGTCCGTGACGCCTTCCGGGACGACGAGGACTGTGTGGAACTCGCCGCCCTGGGGGTCCCCGTGGTGACCGTCGGCGACCTGCGCGAGCGGGGCGCGGACGCGCTCGCCCGGGCCACCGCGCGGTCCTTCCCGAGCCCGGAGGTGTCCGGCTTCTGGGTCCACCTGGACGCCGACGTGCTCGACCCGGATGTCATGCCCGCCGTGGACAGCCCCGACGCCGACGG encodes:
- a CDS encoding arginase family protein gives rise to the protein RIVRRLGAAEGGVVVPPRYDLGGWQEGDGVFNAAALASYTRTLADRIEHHVRGGDFPVVLGGDCSIQLGASLALRRLGRYGLVAVDASPDFRHPGNSSRIGAAGGEEVALATGRGQDDLTDLEGLKPYLRDEDVRFFGVRDAFRDDEDCVELAALGVPVVTVGDLRERGADALARATARSFPSPEVSGFWVHLDADVLDPDVMPAVDSPDADGLLPAELVALLRPLLASPLCVGFNVTIYDPDLDPDGTAGALLADIVVDAFARS